AACTTCGCCTTTTCCCCGTGGTTTAACGAATTACCTACTTCATTGCCAACTGCTTCAGCATTTTCTTCTCTTTACTGGCGATCTTCTCTTCCTTTTTACTGGCGATGGCCAACAAAGAACAACATAAAAGTAACATAAAagttgtcacctctattgacaatgacttaagtttcaagatggcaCGTACTGGGACCGCGTTGACTGGTGCTCAACGCGGTCCCAGTACGGCACCTTATATCGCTTTAAAAAATCGCATTAGATGAGAATTTGATTTAAAGAATTAATTATTCTCCAATCATCTAATAACTAatacttaagtacttatttatataatagtaaatattaaagcaccattatttttaaagttaaaacaTGTTATTTTGTGATTTGTATAATAGAACCaaccatacaaatgaaaaatccagaatttgccactgaaatttgaacctttagcgcagggaatagataattagttttggttttgtttgaaaattgaacgaaacaaaacaaatgcgactctgttccaattgaatatgatttaaatttcatcggaCTGAATAAGTACtctaggtaggaccttgggccttaggaggataaaaCTTTTCATCTAAGGAGTATAGAAAGATTTCACAACAGCAGAATGCCGATCCAGATTCATTTTTTCCTCAAAGTCTTCAAACCTATCATCTTTCGGAGAGCCCACTTGGCCCTGCTTGGTCACCGGAGCCCCAATGCCATGGAAGCCAAGCTTGGCGGCCTCGGCGGCGCTCTCTTTAGGGTCTGGCTCTTCTCCGACCACAGCCAGCATCATGGCTAAGTGCTCTTCGCAGAACATCATGGCTAGGTACTGGTCCACCATCTTCATTCTGATTGTGGCGTGAGGGTACCATGTTGTtgaatctgaaaaaaaaattgttctgaatacataatcatcatcatcatcagcctacctcgtccactgctggacataggcctcccctattgcacgccattgcgcacgatttgcggcaactctgatccagctcttgccagccgccttgcgaagatcatcgctccatctagtgcGAGGGCGTcttacgctacgtttgccgatgcgcggtctccacgTGACCAcgtgagtttttcggaacttatgtacgaaatatcatttcatatttaccactagctttttggtgaaggaaaacatcgtgaggaaaacATGCATACATCTGAGAAGAAATTcgaaggtgtatgtgaagtccccaatccgcattgggctagcgtggggactatatgGCCGAAGCCCTCTCacgcttgagaggaggcctgtgcccggcagtgggacgtatataggctgaattattgtatgtctttcccatcacggaacaatggtgttccggacctttgggaggcgtgcgcggagccgaagccaacacgtagatgcccttttgacactttaattaaatgtaaggggtacaccgagcggatgctgcccttacccgtgtcatgggacgcacgcagaggcagcacccgccagggcgtaagggctattgagagttgatggtatctaaaatgaactaggttattgggtgaaagcgatggactaagtactgagctatggggtaaaaaaccggacgcctgcctaataaaacggtatgcaattttatttccggcagacggtgactcgccctcacaagatgggcccccacaaaaagcgacatctaggatggctcaagggcaacaccggtgtgagcggctctgtggtgtcgagaggtgtgcgccgctttctacccagtggctgttaacagtcACTGTGCCAACtccgtcttatgcatatttcacttccacccctggagcttatagctctaacgactccactctggccggccggctaaggcaagccagaggcagagaatcctgtcccacccaccctccttgcgggtaacagaactccccaggagcactcgggtacgtgaggtcgctaatccccaacagctcgccacaagctgccctgcattgactgaattattattattatatcgcAGAGAAATGTACAAAAAATATGTAGAGTCTAAGATAAGTCTgaaattttgatagcatacgcagtgcaagtgttatttatacgtcataatttcatagaagtttgtttaaaataacacttgcactgagtgtgctatcaaatcgttgcagacttggtctaattCTAAGTTACACATTCTACAGCCAGCTGCATAGAAAAGGTACCCACTGCATAGAAAATTGTATGCAAAGATACTAACCGAATAGTATTGCTAACTGTACATACCTATAGGTAGTACCTAGCTACACCCGTAAACGGAAATTTTCATATGAAGTTTACGAGACCATGTACCTATAGGAACACACTTAACTATTTGTAATCCATTATTCAattgaaataaggtttacgTATGACCAGTAAACGGCATCGACTGTGGTAGCTGCTTGATGTTAAAATGCAGAGACGCCTGGCCGGAGACATTCGGGCTGTCGATCGCCTATTGCATTAATGTAATAGCAAATGCTTACTTCTGACATCGTCTGGGATGGCAGACTTAGGGATGCCATAGAACAGTCCTCTCTTGTCCCCGGCTACCAGAAGCATCTCAAGCCAGTTACGCAGAAGCAACATGGGTGCCGTCCAATCTATTTTCTTCGTCAACTTTGACTCGTACAGATCTTTGTATTCTTGCACAATCTAAGAAAaaccaaaaataattattaagagccactaatattttacattttgtaaAGAAATTATTATAAGGTTTTAATGTGACGATGTTAAATCTGTCTCATTTTTCATTAGAGTTCGAGGATCAGACTAAAACTGTCTAGTAGTCTGAAAATACACttagtaagtatatatttaGCAAGACATTATCACTATTCTAGGGTACtatgtaatacctacttacaattCATAAAATTCCACTAAACGATAGAAAAGACAACGATGTTCTTCGACCAATTTATGTACTAAAATGAAGGTTTATCTTACCCTCCTAGTAGGATATGAGAATTTAAACTCCTCAGGAATTGGATAAGTTTGCATCGACCACAAGTAGAACGGGACCCAGTCCACCCCCGCCACGTCTCTCGGATGGAATCGCGCTTTCTTAGCAAAATCGTCGCAGCTCGTCCATCTGATGACATCTTCGTTCACTCCCGCCTTCATATCGAACAAGTTCAGAGGGACAATATCCTCAAGATTCTTAGGATCTTCAGGCTTTGTCGTATTTTGGTTTCTGTTACCTTTAAACAAGAGCTTACTGCTTTCTACCCTCTCCCTGTATATATGAGGTTTAGCAAGATTTAATGTGTGTATAGTCTCGAAATCAAATAACGGTAGCATGTCCAATGTATCACCTTGGGATCGTGTTGGTTTTGGCGGCGTTTTATGTTGTTCCCGCATCGCAGCTGCCCGTTGTAGGAAAGCGCGTAAATCGTCATCGGATTTCTTTTCATGTACCAGATACATGGCTACTCCGTCATATGGCTGCTTCTGACCAAGAGAAGGGTCATACACACCTGACACGCCCATATTTAAAAAGTCTATCGGTATCGCGTTGTCATACAAGTTAGGGTGTATGTCCTCACTAAATTCTTTTATATGTGGTCTAGATTGACTGCGGAGTTTTTTAGGTCTTGCTTCGATAATAAagattaaattaagtaatagcAAGAGACGCATGTTGCCCTGCTTAATCACAAATGAGGAACTACAGTGAATGTTTGTCTTTATAACCAGAAGCGTGAGAATCATGAAGAACTATTTATGACAGTTGTTTAATGTTTAGGTTCAAGTGGTTGATGTTATGCAACTGTCTGTAAGCAATAACCTTGCACATTGTGTATGCGTGCATGTTAAACATACACTGTTCTTTACCTACACAATCTTACCCGTTTAAGTATTCTAAATAACAGCACAATAATTAAATGTCTCAAAGAACGGAAAATCGCCGTAGGCTTTTCGGTTAAAACGAGGTAAGGTCATTAATAAAAGTTGGGTGTGCACataattttacaatttattggtACCTATAAATGTATACAAATATTTTACATGCAGTTATGTTCAGTTCAGTGCAGCTGCAGAGATATCTAACCCACGGCCCTGGCACAAAAATATTCATGGAGGATGACACTGTTACAGTTTTCAGGTTACTGTGCACGTGTAATACTATCAGTGCCCTTACATATATAAGTAACCACTTTTATATACAGCTAGTACGTCGTGGATACTTAACCTGGGGCGCTTACTGTATGTGGGTTGTGCGCCGCAGTGGGCTATCAGAAACTCTAAAATGTATTAAAGTGCTTCTCAAATTCGATGTCATCATCGTCCGGATCGTATGCCGCCGTTGTTACTTTGGGCCTCGGCGTAGACCTCGTGAGGTACGAACGGCCCAGGCTGTTCCAGAACTGCAATCGAGCAGCTGCTTCGGCTAGCtgaagataaaataaattagtgTTAACACGATTCAATGCAGCCTTTTTTCTAGTCCTCCTTGTCCAGGAATTGTGGACATTTAAACCATTCGATAGCTTATATGCGGAGAGCGAAAACGAGAAAACCGGCTTCCATGCTTCCAGAACAAGCATTTACTGACAACTAAAAACAAAtgtaaaacaatataataaagtgACAAATAGACAAAAGgtacaataaatataaatattgtaaaaccTATTTATTTGTCCTCGTCACTCCTAGAAAATTGAATCGAAACATATCGAGCGTTTATTCGACTTAACCCGTTCGTTTTGACGTGAGTAACCcgtttaaaataattgtaaGTAATACAGCCTAGCTTACCACGAAATAAGCGATGAACAAAAATCTCACAAAGTAATTTTTTTCCATCttaatttttagaattttgCAACTTTTCTTGTTGATGAAATGGTTGACCAGATTAAGTTgttttaaggttttttttaatatttttttttatatatatcttGCAATAACTAATAATTCTCTTTCACTTATTATacatttttagtgtttttattatgttttaaaaatgttattaaataaatagttaattacTTGAATGTGCTATCATTCACATTAATTATTACCTCAATGCCTACGCAATAAAAGCCTAATAGTCAGAGCTAGAGTAGAAGAGAGgtatagtcgccatcagatatatcggagcggccaagttgctcacaaatatctgaacacgcctctattgtcaaggcgatagagtgcgcgttcagatattgtgaacaccttggccgctccgatatatctgatagcgactgtacaGTGAGGTAAAGCTATTGAATGACACAAATTAAATTGTAATGGTAATGGTTGAGACAATAGATGAAGATCGGAACGTGAAAAGAGCATACCTGGGGCGTCCAGCAGGACGACGTCCTATCGGACGTCCCAGATATCGCTagtgcgacatggtggaggcggacctgcgcgaacttcgacTCAACAATTgacgagaggtcgcacaggaccgagaaaagtggcgctgtcttgtgtcggaggccaagtctcattttgggtcgctagccaacggagtaagtaggtaagtaatgcAACTTATTTTAAAGGCATTGAAATGTGTGTGCATGCTTACATAATCATCATGCGGCATTTTGTTGGTCGGAGCCAGGGCGTAGCAGTAGCGAAGCCCGCAGTTCATGATGCCCAGGTATCCAGGCTCCACCACTTTCAGAGCAAGGGGTGCTTTAGGTATGTAGGGCACTGGAAATGTTGCTTAGATACAATATTAAgtgtaaaatataaaatcagACTTCAATTTAGGTAATATGTTACTGGCAAAAAAGTCAAATTTAAGACAAGCTTAGGAATCATTACCCATACTACGTGAGCcactttttacattttttttttccctGCCGACCCTCGGTGACCGCCTGACCGCTCTTAATGTAAACCCCCGCGAGAAaacgtggctcactccgcgatttcgtcactttgcaacaggtagcttcttgcatccgtcccacaccaattttggtggctagccgtaagccgcgcgtggcactatcgccacctagcggtcaatGGTGACTTTAGTTAGTTTTAGAAAACAATGAAACAAAGGAAAgggtgccccttaatacgcctaatattaattgtcataatatgaattcgcataacaggtttggcataacataattgtgcataacattgaacaggcataatattaaaaaagcataccacttattgcgcataataatgaatccgcataatttaaatatgcataacattattaactataactttatttggCACAAAATGAATTcgcataatttaataaagcaagagaattagatggattaaggcaaaaccaactcggtttggtcaGGTTCACAAGGCTAGGACAGGATCGAGCGAAACAAAGCAAAGCTGttgtaacaaataataatatttttgctgtaaaacattattaaaacgtagtaagttcgtgttcttctttttttttaataatttttgattaaattaaagcTTAGAAGTAATTtcatattttgtttttgtttgtgcaaatttttttaaagtgcaaattagacctattttagtgattttttttatcgagcaaaagtcaaatactcaggattcgaatcgctgaagtccctagagaaaggccgcaagattactaataaaatttttggcaaccgtattgtgatatttgtgatctaGAAAAGCGCTACATTAACTTACAACTTCGTTCTCCGAACCTTCATTCGAGCCGCTctgtctacatttttatttatttgccttttatatttataccctttaataattatgtaaagtaactttatgcttattatatttatcccaagtcatcgttatgacaatttacgttatgcgcattaacattatgcgtaATGAGTTAAGCGGAATAATGTTATGCGATTTAGAAATTATGCGTAACATACGTTATGCCAATTCGAATTAGGAGtattacgttatgcgaattaatatagaccccAAAGGAAATGCTACCTTATGTAGTTTTTGAAAGGTTCGAATTTGATTGAAACGgaatgtacctacattataaatattataatgcaCATTGGGGTAGTATACCAGTTTCAGCTTTCAATGACCTACACACAACTTGTTCACTAGtttaaaatagtagattgtacaacaagggcataaagtgacccatttttacccgaggcaattttttggtctgagcgaagcgaagaccaaaatagtagacgagggtaaaaatggacatttatgcccttgttctacactctgcttttcacttcgattgcgaggaaaatatacaaaaaatcaaatattttaggttattttaacgtatttattcaagactaaagaaaattgttcttgggccggtcggaggcgcggggcacgccgatcgggagagcgccggtcgggggcgcgccggcagggctggcagtttgtatggcagaatttggactttattgctaagtcaataagggtcgtaatagaggattttactttatgctctagagcataaaatgcgattttatgtcgtctacgcacgacataaaggtgcactttttgagcatgagaagtgaaaaagctGTTTAAAGTAGTGCGTGTCCCTTTCCCATTTTACATtatacctatagtctgtatctttaggtatttaaataaaagtaaacaaaatctaccctcaaacggCTCCCTTCAGCCAGTTAAGGGGagaagaaaacattacatgatcaaataatgtaggttgaagtcaggccgttcagtgactgatccaggcggttttatatttggttggttaaccaataaatgttataactacccgaaaatgtacgaattgtttgtttacttttatttaaatacctaaagtacGATAAAGTATCAAAGGTCTACTACGTAGGTACTGTTAAGAAATATTGCACGCAGCGCCAAGTTTTTTAGCCTTTTATCACGACAGGTGATACTATCAGCTAATTATAAAGCACTTAATGCTAAGATACTAACCATGAAAAGCCGTATGCGGCACAATACGGTACCCGCCGAAACATTGGTCTTGATGAAGAGCGCCGTGAAGTCTATGCGGGTCTCCATGAACAGGTCGGAATCGTTGAAGCTCACGTCTAAGATACTAACCATGAAAAGCCGTATGCGGCACAATACGGTACACGCCGGACACATTGGTCTTGATGAAGAGCGCCGTGAAGTCTATGCGGGTCTCCATGAACAGCTCAGAATCGTTGAAGTTTACGTCTAAGATACTAACCATGAAAAGCCGTATGCGGCACAATACGGTACACGCCGGACACATAAGTCTTGATGAACAGCTGAACAGCTCAGAATCGTTGAAGTTCACGTCTAAGATACTAACCATGAAAAGCCGTATGCGGTACAATACGGTACACGCCGGGCACATAAGTCTTGATGAAGAGCGCCGTGAAGTCTATGCGGGTCTCCATGAACAGCTCAGAATCGTTGAAGTTCACGTCTAAGATACTAACCATGAAAAGCCGTATGCGGTACAATACGGTACACGCCGGATATATTAGTCTTGATGACGAGCGCTGTGAAGTCTATGCGGGTCTCCATGAACAGCTCAGAATCGTTGAAGCTCACGTCTACGATACTATAACCATGAAAAGCTTTATGCGGCACAATACGGTACACGCCGGACACATTGGTGTTGATGAAGAGCGCCGTGAAGTCTATGCGGGTCTCCATGAACAGCTCA
The window above is part of the Cydia splendana chromosome 19, ilCydSple1.2, whole genome shotgun sequence genome. Proteins encoded here:
- the LOC134800371 gene encoding uncharacterized protein LOC134800371, giving the protein MGVSGVYDPSLGQKQPYDGVAMYLVHEKKSDDDLRAFLQRAAAMREQHKTPPKPTRSQGDTLDMLPLFDFETIHTLNLAKPHIYRERVESSKLLFKGNRNQNTTKPEDPKNLEDIVPLNLFDMKAGVNEDVIRWTSCDDFAKKARFHPRDVAGVDWVPFYLWSMQTYPIPEEFKFSYPTRRIVQEYKDLYESKLTKKIDWTAPMLLLRNWLEMLLVAGDKRGLFYGIPKSAIPDDVRNSTTWYPHATIRMKMVDQYLAMMFCEEHLAMMLAVVGEEPDPKESAAEAAKLGFHGIGAPVTKQGQVGSPKDDRFEDFEEKMNLDRHSAVVKSFYTP